In Wolbachia endosymbiont (group B) of Germaria angustata, the following are encoded in one genomic region:
- a CDS encoding dihydrofolate reductase, producing MKIIGIMAIDPNGLIGINNDLPWRYPSEFKHFCQVTDKQVIVMGRKTFETVPQSILKNRTPIVFSRNKCFNRGPKCTVVSSMQEFLSIQSSSQVFVIGGAQIVHLFLEHNLISEFIMTEMHKTYKGDTYFNLALLDQWNKTILTKTKDYTICNCVRSAE from the coding sequence ATGAAGATTATTGGAATTATGGCTATTGACCCTAATGGGTTAATTGGAATAAATAATGATTTGCCCTGGCGTTATCCAAGTGAGTTTAAACATTTTTGTCAAGTAACCGACAAGCAAGTTATTGTGATGGGAAGAAAGACATTTGAAACCGTGCCTCAAAGCATACTAAAGAATCGTACACCTATTGTTTTCTCCCGTAACAAGTGTTTTAATAGAGGCCCAAAATGTACTGTTGTCTCTTCCATGCAAGAATTTCTGTCAATTCAAAGTAGTTCTCAAGTCTTTGTGATTGGTGGGGCACAAATAGTACACCTTTTTTTAGAGCATAACCTAATCTCAGAATTTATTATGACTGAAATGCATAAAACTTATAAAGGTGATACGTATTTCAATTTAGCACTCCTTGATCAGTGGAATAAAACTATTCTCACTAAAACTAAAGACTATACTATATGCAATTGTGTCCGTTCAGCAGAGTAG
- the cutA gene encoding divalent-cation tolerance protein CutA, whose product MSNLVLVYITFSNLKEAQAISEELLNEKLIVCVNIFPEVNSLYLWEGKTNSNCEVVAIMKSRNDQADKIVEKIESMHSYDQPAVVIIPIGKANKSFTNWVNNVIDINNIGV is encoded by the coding sequence ATGAGCAACTTAGTTTTAGTCTATATAACTTTTTCAAACTTGAAAGAGGCTCAGGCTATTTCTGAAGAATTGTTAAACGAGAAGTTAATTGTGTGTGTAAATATATTTCCTGAAGTAAACTCTCTGTATTTATGGGAAGGTAAAACTAATAGTAATTGTGAAGTAGTGGCAATTATGAAAAGTAGGAATGATCAGGCTGATAAGATTGTAGAAAAAATCGAGTCAATGCATTCTTATGATCAACCAGCCGTTGTGATAATACCCATAGGAAAAGCGAATAAATCTTTTACTAATTGGGTTAATAATGTTATTGATATAAACAATATTGGGGTGTAG
- a CDS encoding alpha/beta hydrolase — MIPFLNKNQNLFKSSIEKINQLINQGVKPENIILFGHSFGGAVASEVSRHFANRDVKLGGIVFTSTFSSFHTAIEHFPMPQTKILSILPSFLLKRILKAFDLDFDIVDNLQKSQNEKTLIVIINHARDKLIPLPAQLANAMRDDRLLNGNPIKIRDDLCIYGDDPHNSVLDSGTLTEKLREMVLSKVTSRTR; from the coding sequence ATGATTCCGTTTCTAAATAAGAATCAAAACTTATTCAAGTCTTCAATAGAGAAAATTAATCAACTAATAAATCAAGGTGTAAAACCCGAAAATATTATACTTTTCGGTCATTCTTTTGGAGGAGCAGTTGCATCAGAAGTATCAAGGCATTTTGCGAATAGAGATGTTAAACTTGGAGGAATTGTCTTCACTAGCACTTTTAGTTCTTTTCATACAGCAATAGAGCATTTTCCAATGCCTCAGACGAAAATTTTGAGTATACTGCCCTCATTCCTACTAAAAAGAATACTAAAAGCCTTCGATTTAGACTTTGATATAGTAGATAATTTACAAAAGTCACAAAATGAAAAAACGCTAATAGTAATTATTAATCACGCAAGAGACAAATTAATACCACTTCCTGCACAGTTGGCAAATGCAATGAGAGACGATCGATTATTAAATGGTAATCCGATCAAGATTCGTGATGATCTGTGTATATATGGAGATGATCCTCATAACAGTGTTTTGGATAGTGGCACACTGACTGAAAAATTAAGAGAAATGGTACTTAGTAAAGTTACGTCTAGAACGCGTTAA
- a CDS encoding lipase family protein, translated as MDFSFLRNWFSTTGAATGSEPGNTEQPDSISVDDGKYEMKEYDDEFEIIEDYEFINRADPNEPCSLPSDYKIDESIVKIAGFDREKLLEMGNFCKISYGDDDGKLSKKRCNNLAQRAYKTEFEIVEDFEIVPSTEKMYKTRAELISEGYEIIPFGNSFEKDAGHVFIKGKEITIAYHGTRLSQSFNDGITDINVLFATSEFLPEGGRIHCGFYNSFMDSWPNLYGILKSHAEKQGSEIKDFKINLTGHSMGGAIAKIAALCLNKTEGAEDVHVATFGDPRVFDLTASEFYNDVLQEKTIRVTQHRQDPVPAVSPGICGYAHVGAQLRISVPEGYFVHQIDGYHEAIKIMDEKDFRSNNNVSLFYYPSRILSRINCAVLGNAQYYAANLGNYILGGQNFFEKVKKEYQDKNLENFSKLEQTEVKQMAYQNAFSTTRSL; from the coding sequence ATGGATTTTAGTTTTTTACGAAATTGGTTTAGCACTACAGGTGCTGCTACAGGCTCAGAGCCAGGTAATACTGAACAGCCAGACTCTATTTCAGTAGATGATGGCAAATACGAGATGAAAGAATATGACGATGAATTTGAGATCATTGAAGATTATGAATTTATAAATCGTGCTGATCCAAATGAGCCATGTTCTTTACCTTCTGACTATAAAATAGATGAAAGTATTGTAAAAATTGCAGGATTTGATAGAGAGAAATTATTAGAAATGGGTAATTTCTGCAAGATAAGCTATGGCGATGATGATGGTAAATTAAGTAAAAAAAGATGTAACAACCTAGCTCAAAGAGCGTACAAAACTGAATTTGAAATTGTAGAAGATTTTGAAATTGTTCCATCTACTGAAAAAATGTATAAAACTAGAGCTGAACTCATCAGCGAAGGTTATGAAATTATTCCATTTGGTAATAGCTTTGAAAAAGATGCTGGTCACGTTTTTATAAAAGGTAAAGAAATAACAATAGCTTACCATGGTACTCGTCTGAGCCAGAGTTTTAATGATGGAATTACTGATATAAATGTACTTTTTGCTACTTCGGAATTTTTACCTGAAGGTGGAAGAATTCATTGTGGCTTCTATAATTCATTTATGGATTCATGGCCTAATCTGTATGGCATTTTGAAATCTCATGCTGAAAAACAGGGATCAGAAATCAAGGATTTTAAAATTAATCTCACAGGTCACAGTATGGGAGGAGCTATTGCTAAGATAGCTGCTTTATGCCTCAATAAAACAGAAGGAGCTGAAGATGTTCATGTTGCAACTTTTGGTGATCCACGAGTTTTTGATCTTACTGCTAGTGAATTTTATAATGATGTTCTTCAAGAAAAAACCATTAGAGTAACTCAACATAGACAAGACCCAGTACCAGCGGTATCACCTGGTATTTGTGGTTATGCTCATGTAGGTGCACAATTGAGAATATCAGTACCTGAAGGATATTTTGTTCATCAAATAGATGGTTATCATGAAGCCATTAAAATAATGGATGAAAAGGATTTCCGATCGAACAATAACGTTTCTCTCTTTTATTACCCTTCGAGAATATTAAGTCGAATTAACTGTGCAGTTTTAGGTAATGCTCAATATTATGCTGCTAATTTAGGTAATTATATTCTTGGTGGACAAAATTTTTTCGAGAAAGTAAAAAAGGAATACCAAGATAAAAACTTAGAAAATTTTTCTAAGCTTGAACAAACAGAAGTTAAGCAGATGGCATATCAGAATGCCTTTTCTACTACAAGGAGTTTATAA
- a CDS encoding ribonuclease D codes for MRIFIYKDDLPASAIPNDIKSIAVDTEAMGLLHGRDRLCLVQLSFDDGNAHLIQFKNDYTAPNLRKILEDKNITKIFHFARFDVSIIHYYLKIWALPCYCTKIASRLVRTYTDSHSLKELCLELLDIKLNKQQQSSDWGNENLTDKQKSYAASDVLYLQRIKEKLDSMLERENRKELAQKCFEFLSTRIELDLMGWGNVDIFNHQM; via the coding sequence ATGAGAATATTTATATATAAAGACGACCTGCCAGCCAGTGCAATACCGAATGATATAAAATCTATAGCTGTTGATACAGAGGCAATGGGGCTACTTCATGGTAGAGACAGATTATGCCTTGTGCAGCTCTCTTTTGATGATGGCAACGCTCATTTGATTCAATTTAAAAACGATTATACAGCTCCAAATTTGAGAAAAATATTAGAGGATAAAAATATAACCAAAATATTTCACTTTGCACGGTTTGATGTAAGTATAATACATTATTATTTAAAAATCTGGGCACTGCCTTGCTATTGCACGAAAATAGCCTCACGTTTAGTTCGCACTTATACAGATAGTCATAGCTTAAAAGAGTTGTGCTTAGAACTACTTGATATAAAATTAAATAAGCAACAACAATCTTCTGATTGGGGAAATGAAAATTTAACAGACAAGCAAAAAAGTTATGCTGCATCTGATGTTTTATATCTCCAGAGAATAAAGGAAAAGCTAGACTCAATGCTGGAACGTGAAAACAGAAAAGAGTTGGCCCAAAAGTGCTTTGAATTTCTTTCTACTCGTATTGAGCTAGACTTAATGGGTTGGGGAAACGTGGATATCTTTAACCATCAGATGTAA
- a CDS encoding CADD family putative folate metabolism protein, translated as MTFVQSLNNQLDSLHLLKHPFYESWNEGSLSLQALQTYAKEYYHHVAAFPRYISGIHSLCPNLKMRQVLLGNLIEEEQGDENHPELWQRFAEGLGVARSELCENEQIKETRELVDGYFDIVKSDFAAGLGALYAYERQTPEVSKSKIEGLKKHYSINDERSLKFFTVHMEADEWHSEECANLIADLSEEEQEKVIQGAKKGAKLLWGFLDGMLNVNVCH; from the coding sequence ATGACATTTGTTCAATCACTTAATAATCAATTAGATAGTTTACACTTATTAAAACACCCGTTTTACGAGTCATGGAATGAAGGTAGCTTAAGCCTGCAGGCTCTGCAAACCTATGCTAAGGAATATTATCACCATGTTGCTGCTTTTCCTCGTTATATCAGCGGTATACATTCCTTGTGTCCGAATTTGAAAATGCGGCAAGTTTTACTTGGTAATTTAATAGAGGAAGAACAAGGCGACGAGAATCACCCAGAATTATGGCAGCGTTTTGCTGAAGGACTGGGAGTAGCACGTTCAGAACTTTGTGAAAATGAACAAATTAAGGAGACACGAGAATTAGTTGATGGTTATTTTGACATTGTAAAATCAGATTTTGCAGCAGGTCTTGGAGCTCTGTACGCTTATGAACGTCAAACTCCAGAGGTTTCTAAGTCTAAAATTGAAGGTCTGAAAAAACACTATTCAATAAATGATGAGCGTTCTCTCAAATTTTTTACCGTTCATATGGAAGCTGATGAGTGGCATTCTGAGGAATGTGCAAACCTTATTGCAGATTTAAGCGAAGAAGAGCAAGAGAAAGTCATACAAGGCGCTAAAAAAGGAGCAAAACTCTTATGGGGTTTTCTTGACGGCATGCTGAATGTTAACGTTTGCCATTAA
- a CDS encoding 3'-5' exonuclease — protein sequence MLNSLLVFDIETIPDVNSCKNLLNISDDSSVEEKRNALTKYHLEITNGQNSFLRQPLHLVVVISFLLCNITRQSGYEMFTLQEIRSGGTLNSNEKELVKGFFNYISEKKPRLVSFNGRTFDIPVLKYRAMVHGTQAEYFHKAGDKWNSYNQRYSSDWHCDLLESLSDFGASARMKMNEVCAAFNLPGKIGVDGSQVMGLYDSGKIQEIRDYCETDVINTYLIYLKFMHHQGRITTESYNKSIEELLLECEKKEHLKKFKEEWEITCDGNFYIEFK from the coding sequence ATGCTTAATTCTTTGTTGGTATTTGATATTGAAACTATACCAGATGTAAATTCCTGTAAGAATTTACTCAATATTAGTGATGATAGCAGTGTAGAAGAAAAGAGGAACGCATTAACAAAATATCATCTTGAAATAACAAACGGGCAAAACTCTTTTCTGCGTCAGCCCCTCCACCTTGTTGTAGTTATTAGTTTTTTACTTTGTAATATAACACGCCAGAGCGGTTATGAAATGTTCACACTACAAGAAATAAGATCTGGAGGCACATTAAACTCCAATGAAAAAGAGCTAGTAAAGGGATTTTTTAACTACATATCAGAGAAAAAGCCAAGACTAGTTTCGTTTAATGGACGCACTTTTGATATACCGGTACTGAAGTACCGTGCTATGGTTCATGGCACTCAAGCAGAATATTTTCACAAAGCTGGCGATAAGTGGAATAGTTACAATCAGAGGTACAGTAGTGATTGGCATTGTGATTTGCTTGAATCTCTCTCTGATTTTGGAGCTTCTGCAAGAATGAAGATGAACGAAGTTTGCGCAGCATTTAATCTTCCCGGTAAGATTGGAGTTGATGGATCACAAGTTATGGGCTTATACGATAGTGGCAAAATACAAGAGATTCGCGATTATTGCGAAACAGATGTGATTAACACCTATTTGATTTACTTGAAGTTCATGCATCATCAAGGAAGAATTACTACAGAAAGCTATAATAAGAGCATAGAAGAACTGCTTTTGGAATGCGAAAAAAAAGAACATCTAAAAAAGTTTAAAGAAGAGTGGGAGATAACTTGCGATGGAAATTTTTATATTGAATTTAAATGA
- a CDS encoding porin, with product MKKSIYTRTALASLLTLCSFSGFAANFSDESMKEVKKQESNESIKTSGKMEVMKTSNKKLKEKMDRICNADPRKKAEELKKKEELRLAAEQKKKEELKLAAEQKKKKEELKLVAKQKKKDEIRLAKEKKAKLIEDSKAKALSTKNSNVEKSKIKGSKTKNAKIEAKDIKKDVKVVNSNTEEKGKASPVVSVGGVDIINTNQGDGLRITFGGVVDSQGYGNHGLSGYNHYTVMPGKSTDYFNNTPDSIKGANPIFPKGIGNIGDYSENMSMISNAILHLRAENKNEDIGLRYGADVQFHVPVTEGKEASQGVNAARGRGAHVFLNSKYGDLKLGYQFGPESLMRLDATRIATVDGAADSDWFRKVNLEGSAANFPFYVTPRLYTESFSSESEKLSFRMAGKYNKEVMTTLPFRAAYYSPNYMGARFGISYSPHYDSGLSVVKEIVPDFLKDSSNTITGVKNEEILRHVGPDYQHIVSAGASYEYDFSKHNVKVKTSVVGEYGFLKQPSKDKHLYNEFIEYNNLAGMNLGASADYKIDEDQSVKFAASFAYLGKSGQPKGIKKLVGDTYTEIDGKGTTDDDKRVQGLKAQFDGDDKNTMYWTAGAGYQYDNIYTSLTYFGSRMSNKDMLHDVALGVQYDLSSCNKSKFVPYAALHYFMTDEKGALKDKSNTDVPSNKGVLLLTGVKFSF from the coding sequence ATGAAAAAATCTATTTATACTAGAACTGCTCTAGCTTCTCTATTGACTTTATGTTCTTTCAGTGGCTTTGCTGCTAACTTTTCTGACGAGAGTATGAAGGAAGTAAAAAAGCAAGAGAGTAACGAGTCAATCAAAACTTCTGGAAAGATGGAAGTGATGAAGACGTCAAATAAGAAACTAAAAGAAAAAATGGACAGGATATGTAATGCTGATCCAAGAAAAAAAGCCGAGGAGCTTAAGAAAAAAGAAGAACTAAGATTAGCAGCTGAGCAGAAGAAAAAAGAGGAGTTAAAATTAGCAGCTGAACAAAAGAAGAAAAAAGAAGAGTTAAAATTAGTAGCAAAACAAAAGAAAAAAGATGAAATTAGGCTAGCAAAAGAGAAAAAAGCAAAGCTTATAGAGGATTCAAAGGCGAAAGCTCTAAGCACTAAAAATTCTAATGTAGAAAAGTCAAAAATTAAGGGTTCTAAAACTAAGAATGCTAAAATTGAAGCTAAAGATATAAAAAAGGATGTAAAAGTTGTTAACAGCAATACAGAGGAAAAAGGTAAGGCAAGTCCTGTTGTTTCAGTTGGTGGGGTTGATATTATCAATACCAATCAAGGGGATGGTTTAAGAATAACTTTCGGTGGCGTTGTTGATTCTCAAGGTTATGGTAACCATGGGCTAAGTGGCTATAACCATTATACTGTTATGCCAGGTAAATCTACAGATTATTTTAACAATACTCCAGATAGTATAAAAGGAGCAAATCCAATATTTCCTAAAGGGATAGGGAATATTGGTGATTACAGTGAAAACATGAGCATGATTTCAAATGCAATATTGCACTTAAGAGCTGAAAATAAAAATGAGGATATTGGTCTTCGTTATGGTGCCGATGTACAATTCCATGTTCCAGTTACTGAAGGTAAAGAAGCTTCACAAGGCGTGAATGCTGCAAGAGGTAGAGGTGCACATGTGTTTTTGAATTCAAAATATGGTGATCTGAAACTTGGCTATCAGTTTGGTCCTGAGTCTCTGATGAGACTTGATGCAACAAGAATTGCAACTGTTGATGGAGCTGCAGATAGTGACTGGTTCAGAAAAGTAAACTTAGAAGGAAGTGCTGCAAACTTCCCATTTTACGTAACACCACGTCTTTACACTGAAAGCTTCTCGAGCGAGAGCGAAAAACTCTCCTTCCGTATGGCAGGAAAATACAACAAAGAGGTTATGACCACATTGCCATTTAGAGCTGCTTACTACTCACCAAATTATATGGGTGCAAGATTTGGTATTAGCTACTCACCTCACTACGATAGTGGTTTATCCGTTGTAAAAGAAATAGTTCCAGATTTCCTCAAAGATTCAAGTAATACGATAACAGGGGTAAAGAATGAGGAAATATTAAGACATGTTGGGCCAGATTATCAGCATATAGTAAGCGCTGGTGCATCATATGAATATGACTTTAGTAAACATAATGTAAAAGTTAAAACTTCCGTAGTTGGTGAATATGGGTTTTTAAAGCAACCGAGTAAAGATAAGCACCTTTATAATGAGTTCATAGAATACAATAACCTAGCAGGTATGAATTTAGGTGCAAGCGCTGATTATAAGATTGATGAAGATCAAAGTGTAAAATTTGCTGCCTCTTTTGCATACTTGGGCAAGTCTGGTCAACCGAAGGGTATTAAAAAATTAGTCGGTGATACCTATACAGAAATTGATGGTAAAGGTACTACTGATGATGACAAAAGAGTACAAGGGCTGAAAGCTCAGTTTGATGGGGATGATAAAAACACTATGTATTGGACTGCAGGTGCTGGTTATCAATATGATAATATCTACACAAGCTTGACATACTTTGGTAGCAGAATGAGCAATAAAGATATGCTTCATGATGTTGCACTTGGTGTTCAGTATGATCTATCTTCTTGCAATAAGAGCAAATTTGTTCCTTATGCAGCCTTACATTATTTTATGACTGATGAAAAAGGTGCACTGAAAGATAAAAGTAATACTGATGTACCTTCTAACAAAGGAGTTCTTCTCCTCACTGGTGTGAAGTTTTCTTTCTAG
- the folP gene encoding dihydropteroate synthase gives MIYISIGSNIGNRLSHLQKATELLKKRYLKDLKSSIILETKAILPNGAPPDWNKPFLNMIVYGSCSSSPEELLKGLKQIECDIGRPQVYEKRAPRVIDLDILLWDDLTLDIPDLKIPHPELVNRPFLLHLMAMVNKTFAFNVQDCFSKSFTLSPKLMGIVNITPDSFSDGGLYYDANRATKQALQLVSDGASIVDLGAQSTRPGASIKTPEEEYERLKPVLDNLSDYMKNGDIEVSIDSFWPDVILNVLKHYNIAWVNDQKGDLSSNTLKEVASSGCNVVIMHSLSIPPHKDNIIPHDIDPIDIINNWAEESINRLLDLGFDENSIIIDPGIGFGKSMYQNIQILRSIETLQNFGCKVLVGHSRKSFISSFSIESPSNRDLETIATSAILQNKVDFLRVHNVRDHMRFFVAQAVLKG, from the coding sequence ATGATCTATATTTCTATTGGTTCAAATATAGGGAATCGCCTTTCCCATTTACAAAAGGCTACTGAGTTACTAAAGAAGCGCTATTTAAAAGACTTAAAGTCTTCAATCATTCTAGAAACTAAGGCTATTTTACCAAATGGTGCTCCACCTGATTGGAACAAGCCATTTCTCAACATGATTGTCTATGGAAGTTGTTCTTCTTCTCCTGAGGAGCTACTAAAAGGCTTAAAACAAATCGAATGTGATATTGGTCGTCCACAAGTCTACGAAAAAAGGGCACCTCGTGTTATTGATTTAGATATTTTGTTATGGGATGATCTAACGCTTGATATACCTGACCTTAAAATTCCTCACCCAGAATTAGTAAATAGACCATTTTTGCTCCACTTGATGGCAATGGTTAACAAAACCTTTGCTTTCAATGTTCAAGACTGTTTTTCAAAGAGTTTTACGCTTTCACCAAAGCTTATGGGTATCGTCAATATTACCCCTGATTCATTTTCAGATGGTGGTCTTTATTATGATGCGAATCGAGCAACCAAGCAGGCATTGCAGCTGGTATCAGATGGTGCAAGCATAGTTGATCTTGGAGCTCAATCAACAAGGCCTGGAGCTTCAATAAAGACGCCAGAGGAAGAGTATGAACGTCTAAAACCAGTACTTGATAATCTTAGTGACTATATGAAAAATGGTGATATTGAAGTCAGCATTGATAGTTTTTGGCCAGACGTTATTTTAAACGTTTTGAAGCACTACAATATTGCCTGGGTAAATGATCAGAAGGGAGATCTGAGTAGTAATACCTTAAAAGAAGTTGCTAGCAGTGGGTGTAATGTCGTTATTATGCATTCACTTTCGATACCACCACATAAGGACAATATTATTCCACATGATATTGACCCAATTGATATCATAAATAATTGGGCAGAGGAGAGCATTAATAGGTTACTTGACCTTGGTTTTGATGAAAATTCAATAATTATTGATCCTGGTATTGGTTTTGGCAAATCTATGTATCAGAATATTCAGATTTTACGCAGTATAGAAACTTTACAAAATTTTGGCTGCAAGGTTTTAGTTGGTCATTCCAGAAAGTCATTTATTTCCTCTTTTTCCATAGAATCTCCCTCTAATAGAGATTTAGAAACAATTGCTACATCTGCTATACTGCAAAATAAGGTTGATTTCCTTAGAGTACATAATGTACGTGACCACATGAGATTTTTTGTAGCCCAAGCTGTCTTAAAGGGATGA
- the trxA gene encoding thioredoxin encodes MSDDIKVVNDQNFKSEVADYKGFVLVDFWAEWCGPCKSLMPRVEQLAKDRKDKIKICKFDIDGETEIPSKYGIQSIPTLIIFQDGKEIARKIGAPNDLQSWVDSEISE; translated from the coding sequence ATGAGTGATGATATTAAAGTGGTAAATGATCAAAATTTCAAATCTGAGGTTGCTGACTATAAAGGGTTTGTGCTGGTAGATTTTTGGGCAGAATGGTGCGGGCCATGCAAAAGTCTGATGCCACGTGTCGAGCAATTAGCCAAGGATAGAAAAGACAAGATCAAAATCTGTAAGTTTGACATAGATGGAGAAACAGAAATACCAAGTAAGTATGGGATTCAATCTATACCTACTTTGATTATATTTCAAGATGGTAAGGAAATTGCACGTAAAATTGGTGCACCAAATGATTTGCAAAGTTGGGTTGATAGTGAAATAAGCGAGTAG
- the era gene encoding GTPase Era: MKEEKCLFVTIAGLPNAGKSTLINSIVGKKIAIVTPKVQTTRTQVRGVAICNNAQIVFTDSPGVFSAETNLEKALVKSAWGAVKDSDITLLLVDVNNYLKNIERIKTIFARLERTKGRCILVINKTDLVKKSELKMAHEHLNLLYKFEKIFTISALKNDGLSNLMNYLSEIAPISPWFYEKDQVTDSSADFLSAEITREKLFLNLREELPYSTAVITEQFEEKKDKSLVIKQIIFVLKDNHKKIVLGKDGSSIKKINIEARTELEKLFECKVHLFLFVKVRPWTDRPEEYISNA; this comes from the coding sequence GTGAAAGAAGAAAAATGCTTATTTGTAACGATAGCTGGTTTGCCAAATGCTGGAAAGTCAACGCTAATTAACAGCATCGTAGGCAAGAAAATTGCAATTGTCACCCCTAAAGTGCAGACAACAAGGACGCAGGTAAGAGGTGTTGCTATATGCAACAATGCGCAAATTGTTTTTACTGACTCTCCAGGAGTGTTTTCAGCAGAAACAAATCTTGAAAAAGCTTTAGTCAAATCTGCATGGGGAGCAGTTAAGGATAGTGACATTACTTTGTTGCTTGTTGATGTAAACAATTACCTAAAAAATATAGAAAGAATAAAAACGATATTTGCACGACTGGAGCGCACAAAGGGCAGATGCATTTTGGTTATCAATAAAACTGATTTAGTAAAGAAATCAGAGCTCAAGATGGCACATGAGCACCTAAATTTGCTTTATAAGTTTGAAAAAATTTTTACGATATCGGCACTGAAGAATGATGGACTTTCTAATTTGATGAATTACTTATCTGAAATTGCACCGATAAGCCCTTGGTTCTATGAAAAAGATCAAGTAACCGATTCCTCAGCTGATTTTTTATCAGCAGAAATTACAAGAGAGAAGTTATTCTTGAACCTACGTGAAGAATTGCCATACTCTACAGCTGTTATAACTGAACAATTTGAGGAAAAAAAAGATAAGAGTTTAGTCATAAAACAGATCATATTTGTATTGAAAGATAATCATAAGAAAATAGTGCTAGGAAAAGACGGCAGTAGCATAAAAAAAATTAATATCGAGGCGCGTACAGAATTGGAAAAGTTATTTGAGTGTAAAGTTCATCTCTTTTTGTTCGTAAAAGTGCGACCTTGGACTGATCGCCCTGAGGAATATATAAGTAATGCTTAA
- a CDS encoding dihydroneopterin aldolase yields MVACNLLISDLRLWVHLGCSAEEKFSPQLVSIDVDVTFKSPPLGLTTDQLKDTICYLEVVQNIQSLVQGKQFNLIEHLTHEIYRAINNLLLRKKHIISSVKVTTHKTAPPVPGVHGGVFFTYCNELQE; encoded by the coding sequence GTGGTAGCATGTAATCTTCTTATATCTGATCTGCGGCTTTGGGTTCATTTAGGATGTAGTGCAGAAGAGAAGTTTTCTCCCCAATTGGTGAGTATTGATGTTGATGTCACTTTTAAATCTCCTCCTTTAGGACTTACAACTGATCAACTTAAAGATACTATCTGCTATTTGGAGGTAGTGCAGAATATTCAATCTCTTGTTCAGGGCAAGCAATTTAATTTAATCGAACATTTAACTCATGAGATATACAGAGCCATTAATAACCTTTTGCTGCGAAAGAAGCATATTATTTCTTCTGTCAAGGTGACTACTCATAAAACTGCACCACCAGTTCCTGGTGTGCATGGGGGCGTTTTTTTTACTTACTGTAATGAATTGCAAGAATGA